Proteins from a genomic interval of Desulfuromonas thiophila:
- a CDS encoding septal ring lytic transglycosylase RlpA family protein, which translates to MRRGLAALVLLALLAGCSSAPPPRPPAGAPAAADPTGAPLKGWQKPYQVNGQWYRPLLDHQGFREEGLASWYGKDFHGRKTSNGEIYDMYAMTAAHKLLPLGIHVRVENQANGRSAIVRVNDRGPFVAGRIIDLSYTAASQLGVVGPGTAPVRVTALGYERVTPDGRHFYALPENVAGGPFTVQVGAFTQRANAERLQQRLQPQFGRTLICQADVAGQLFYRVRCGHHDSLEQALQGQQALLDAGFSSTFVVAID; encoded by the coding sequence ATGCGCCGCGGGCTGGCTGCCCTGGTTCTGCTTGCGTTGCTGGCCGGCTGCAGCAGCGCGCCGCCGCCGCGCCCGCCGGCGGGCGCCCCCGCTGCGGCAGACCCGACGGGGGCGCCGCTCAAGGGCTGGCAGAAGCCCTATCAGGTTAACGGCCAGTGGTACCGGCCGCTGCTTGATCATCAGGGATTCCGCGAGGAGGGCCTGGCCAGCTGGTATGGCAAGGATTTCCACGGTCGCAAGACCAGTAACGGGGAGATCTACGACATGTACGCCATGACGGCGGCCCACAAGCTGCTGCCACTGGGCATTCATGTGCGGGTGGAGAATCAGGCCAATGGCCGCAGCGCCATTGTTCGTGTCAATGATCGTGGCCCCTTTGTCGCCGGTCGCATCATTGATCTGTCCTATACCGCTGCCAGTCAGCTGGGGGTTGTCGGACCGGGCACTGCGCCGGTAAGGGTAACCGCTCTGGGTTACGAGCGGGTTACGCCCGATGGCCGGCATTTCTATGCGTTGCCGGAAAATGTCGCCGGCGGACCGTTCACGGTGCAGGTGGGCGCCTTCACCCAGCGGGCCAATGCCGAGCGGCTGCAGCAGCGGCTGCAGCCGCAGTTTGGCCGCACGCTGATTTGTCAGGCCGATGTTGCCGGCCAGCTGTTCTATCGGGTGCGCTGTGGCCACCACGACTCGCTCGAACAGGCGCTACAGGGCCAGCAGGCACTCCTGGACGCCGGCTTCTCTTCGACCTTTGTGGTCGCCATCGATTGA
- a CDS encoding acetyl-CoA carboxylase carboxyltransferase subunit alpha: MQTYLDFEKPLAELEKKIHELREYSTEDVDFTSELQKLEKKAQKLREEIFSKLSRWQRTQLARHPNRPFTLDFIRHVFTDWFELHGDRNFADDAALVCGFARIDGQPCAVIGHQKGRDTKEKVARNFGMPNPEGYRKALRIMQMAEQFGLPIFTFVDTPGAYPGIGAEERGQAEAIARNLREMAALTVPVIVTITGEGGSGGALAVAVGNRVLMMEYSVYSVISPEGCAAILWSDGSKGPQAAEALRLTAADIAELGCVIDEVIQEPAGGAHNDIPAACAAVKAALLRHLAELQQLDADQLVEQRYQKFRAMTVLEEAGSEA; encoded by the coding sequence ATGCAGACCTACCTTGATTTTGAAAAGCCTCTGGCGGAACTGGAAAAAAAGATTCACGAACTGCGTGAATACTCTACCGAGGATGTCGATTTCACCAGCGAGTTGCAGAAGCTGGAAAAAAAGGCGCAGAAACTGCGCGAGGAAATTTTCTCCAAGCTCAGCCGCTGGCAGCGCACCCAGCTGGCCCGCCACCCCAACCGGCCCTTTACCCTCGACTTCATCCGCCATGTTTTCACCGACTGGTTCGAGCTGCATGGCGATCGCAATTTTGCCGATGACGCTGCCCTGGTGTGCGGCTTTGCCCGGATTGACGGCCAGCCCTGTGCCGTTATCGGCCACCAGAAGGGGCGCGATACCAAGGAAAAGGTGGCGCGCAATTTTGGCATGCCCAACCCCGAAGGTTACCGCAAGGCCCTGCGGATCATGCAGATGGCCGAGCAGTTTGGTCTGCCGATTTTTACCTTCGTTGATACCCCCGGTGCCTATCCGGGCATTGGCGCCGAGGAACGCGGTCAGGCCGAGGCCATTGCCCGTAACCTGCGTGAGATGGCTGCTCTGACGGTGCCGGTGATCGTCACCATCACCGGCGAGGGTGGCAGTGGCGGTGCGCTGGCTGTTGCGGTCGGCAACCGGGTGCTGATGATGGAGTATTCCGTCTATTCGGTCATCTCGCCCGAGGGCTGTGCCGCCATTCTGTGGAGCGATGGCAGCAAGGGGCCCCAGGCGGCCGAGGCTCTCCGGCTGACGGCGGCCGATATCGCCGAACTCGGCTGTGTTATTGACGAGGTGATCCAGGAACCCGCTGGTGGCGCCCACAACGACATCCCCGCGGCCTGCGCTGCGGTCAAGGCAGCACTGCTCAGACATCTGGCGGAACTGCAGCAACTCGATGCCGACCAACTGGTGGAACAGCGCTACCAGAAGTTCCGTGCCATGACGGTGCTGGAAGAAGCGGGGAGCGAGGCCTGA